One Bacillota bacterium DNA window includes the following coding sequences:
- a CDS encoding aldolase: MKLSDPAVVEVYGHAGFDFVIIDMEHGPLCPEKAQDLVRAAELTGITPIIRVTANDPGQIARALDIGAQGVQVPHISSKAEAEKAVQAAKFAPQGERGVCRFVRAASYSASDRFMYFEKANRETMVIAMVEGLEGVHNIQEIISTPGIDVLFVGPYDLSQSLGLTGQTDHPAVEAKLKAVIAAAKQSGIAVGSFVDTVELAAEYRRLGIQYISYSVDVGLIYEWSVSLLQDLRNIAGRREEQKC; the protein is encoded by the coding sequence ATGAAACTCTCCGACCCTGCTGTAGTAGAGGTGTATGGGCATGCCGGCTTCGATTTTGTCATTATCGATATGGAGCATGGCCCTTTATGTCCGGAAAAGGCACAGGACCTAGTGCGGGCGGCGGAGTTAACCGGTATAACCCCTATTATAAGGGTTACAGCCAATGATCCGGGGCAGATTGCCCGTGCTTTGGATATTGGGGCTCAGGGTGTTCAAGTTCCACATATCTCATCGAAGGCCGAAGCAGAAAAAGCAGTCCAGGCGGCAAAATTTGCACCCCAGGGCGAGCGGGGCGTCTGTCGGTTTGTAAGGGCAGCTAGCTACAGTGCCTCCGACCGTTTTATGTACTTTGAAAAGGCTAACCGGGAAACAATGGTCATAGCTATGGTAGAAGGCCTAGAGGGTGTGCATAATATTCAGGAAATAATCAGCACACCAGGGATAGATGTGCTTTTTGTGGGGCCATATGACCTGTCTCAGTCGCTGGGACTAACAGGTCAAACGGATCATCCGGCAGTGGAAGCGAAGCTAAAAGCGGTTATAGCAGCCGCGAAACAATCGGGTATTGCTGTAGGCAGCTTTGTTGATACGGTTGAACTGGCTGCCGAGTACCGCCGCTTAGGGATACAATACATTTCCTATTCAGTAGACGTGGGACTTATTTATGAGTGGAGCGTTAGTTTACTGCAGGATTTGAGAAACATAGCCGGCAGAAGAGAGGAACAAAAATGTTAG